A stretch of Leisingera sp. S132 DNA encodes these proteins:
- a CDS encoding nitroreductase family protein encodes MPARNDAALDFLLSRRSRPAKTLVAPAPTREELLPVLTAAARSPDHGKLEPWRFVVVERPAMARLAELTEDCGQRLGKSPEDIAKGRSQFDQGQLAVVVVEVQKDSPKVPAIEQTYSAGAVCLALLNAALAAGWGANWLSGWASHDRGFCEAAFGLAANERIAGIIHIATESAAPPERPRPDLDAITTWMSA; translated from the coding sequence ATGCCTGCACGCAATGACGCAGCCCTTGATTTCCTGCTGTCGCGCCGCTCGCGCCCGGCCAAGACGCTGGTGGCGCCCGCCCCCACGCGCGAAGAGCTGCTGCCGGTCCTGACCGCCGCCGCCCGCTCGCCCGACCACGGCAAACTGGAGCCCTGGCGCTTTGTCGTGGTGGAGCGGCCTGCGATGGCGCGGCTGGCAGAACTGACAGAGGACTGCGGCCAGCGCCTTGGCAAGAGCCCGGAGGACATTGCCAAGGGCCGCAGCCAGTTTGATCAGGGCCAGCTGGCGGTTGTGGTGGTCGAGGTGCAGAAGGACAGCCCCAAGGTGCCCGCCATTGAGCAGACCTATTCCGCCGGCGCCGTCTGCCTGGCACTTCTGAATGCAGCGCTGGCAGCCGGCTGGGGCGCCAACTGGCTCAGCGGCTGGGCCAGCCATGACCGGGGCTTCTGCGAAGCCGCCTTTGGCCTCGCAGCGAACGAGCGCATCGCCGGCATAATCCATATCGCCACCGAGAGCGCTGCCCCGCCGGAGCGCCCGCGCCCTGACCTCGACGCAATCACAACCTGGATGAGCGCATGA